One window of the Amycolatopsis mediterranei genome contains the following:
- a CDS encoding fatty acid desaturase family protein, with protein sequence MTGLQDRLTPEQVEEFGRELDALRQRIVDDLGQEDVDYIHDIIKKQRGLEVAGRALLFAGFFPPAWLAGVGALSLAKILDNMEIGHNVMHGQYDWTRDPALSSQRFEWDTVAPAENWRHSHNYIHHTYTNIVDKDRDVGYGILRMDTAQKWHPYYLGNPVYATLLAIFFQWGVMLHDLEVENVVKGSRTWTENVPVLRRIVRKASRQIGKDYVLFPLLTGPLAPLTFLGNATANLTRNLWAFAIIFCGHFPADVESFTEEETASESRGQWYLRQILGSANITGGPLFHILSGNLSHQIEHHLFPDIPARRYPQIAGEVRAICEKYGLPYHTGPLRKQLWSVAKKIVKLALPQSGPSPVTVEPDRQLRAA encoded by the coding sequence ATGACCGGTCTGCAGGACCGCCTGACCCCGGAACAGGTCGAGGAGTTCGGCCGCGAGCTCGACGCGCTGCGGCAGCGGATCGTCGACGACCTGGGCCAGGAAGACGTCGACTACATCCACGACATCATCAAGAAACAGCGCGGCCTGGAGGTCGCCGGGCGGGCGCTGCTGTTCGCCGGGTTCTTCCCGCCGGCGTGGCTCGCCGGCGTCGGCGCGCTGTCGCTGGCCAAGATCCTCGACAACATGGAGATCGGCCACAACGTCATGCACGGCCAGTACGACTGGACGCGCGACCCGGCGCTGAGCTCGCAGCGGTTCGAGTGGGACACCGTGGCGCCGGCGGAGAACTGGCGGCACTCGCACAACTACATCCACCACACGTACACGAACATCGTCGACAAGGACCGCGACGTCGGCTACGGGATCCTGCGGATGGACACCGCCCAGAAGTGGCATCCCTACTACCTGGGCAACCCGGTGTACGCGACGCTGCTGGCGATCTTCTTCCAGTGGGGCGTCATGCTGCACGACCTCGAAGTCGAGAACGTCGTCAAGGGCTCGCGGACCTGGACCGAGAACGTTCCGGTACTCCGCCGGATCGTGCGGAAGGCGTCGCGGCAGATCGGGAAGGACTACGTCCTGTTCCCGCTGCTGACCGGCCCGCTGGCGCCGCTGACCTTCCTCGGCAACGCGACGGCGAACCTGACCCGCAACCTCTGGGCGTTCGCGATCATCTTCTGCGGCCACTTCCCGGCGGACGTCGAGAGCTTCACCGAGGAGGAGACGGCTTCGGAGTCGCGCGGGCAGTGGTACCTGCGCCAGATCCTGGGATCGGCGAACATCACCGGCGGCCCGCTGTTCCACATCCTGAGCGGCAACCTGTCGCACCAGATCGAACACCACCTGTTCCCCGACATCCCGGCGCGCCGGTACCCGCAGATCGCCGGCGAGGTGCGCGCGATCTGCGAGAAGTACGGGCTGCCGTACCACACGGGCCCGCTGCGCAAGCAGCTCTGGTCGGTGGCGAAGAAGATCGTGAAGCTGGCTCTCCCGCAGAGTGGGCCGTCGCCGGTTACGGTGGAACCCGACCGGCAGCTCCGAGCAGCGTGA
- a CDS encoding ferredoxin reductase yields MTALIPRRVRGLASLAEALLTPHGMDRYLELVDPMLVRREIRGLVTAVRKQTPDSVTLTVRPSRAWPGFTAGQYVRLQVEIDGVRRTRCYSPCGSQYDGELEFTVKEQGLVSGHLNRTIGVGSVVNLSTPDGGFTLPAERPDRVLLIAGGSGITPVLAMARTLADEGHAGEIVFVQYSNGPADALYRTELAELAARHPGLRVVHAYTHSEGGDLTGFFSPEHLERVAPWFRDADAFVCGPKPLMDAVREELGERVHTEEFTPPALTFDTENAEGQVRFKRSGRECANSGKPLLEQAEEAGLSPEHGCRMGICFSCTQLKTAGRVRNAKTGEISGEEDEEIQLCISVPVGDVEIDA; encoded by the coding sequence ATGACGGCGCTCATCCCCCGGCGGGTGCGCGGCCTCGCCTCGCTGGCCGAGGCGCTGCTGACGCCGCACGGGATGGACCGGTACCTGGAGCTCGTCGACCCGATGCTGGTCCGCCGCGAGATCCGCGGGCTGGTCACGGCGGTGCGCAAGCAGACGCCCGACAGCGTCACGCTCACCGTGCGGCCCAGCCGCGCGTGGCCGGGCTTCACCGCCGGCCAGTACGTCCGCCTGCAGGTGGAGATCGACGGCGTCCGGCGCACGCGCTGCTATTCGCCGTGCGGTTCGCAGTACGACGGCGAACTGGAGTTCACGGTCAAGGAGCAGGGCCTGGTCTCCGGGCACCTGAACCGCACGATCGGCGTCGGCTCGGTGGTCAATCTGTCCACTCCGGACGGTGGCTTCACCTTGCCCGCCGAGCGGCCGGACCGCGTGCTGCTGATCGCCGGCGGCAGTGGCATCACGCCGGTGCTCGCCATGGCCCGCACGCTGGCCGACGAGGGCCACGCCGGCGAGATCGTGTTCGTGCAGTACTCGAACGGCCCGGCCGACGCGCTCTACCGCACCGAACTGGCCGAGCTCGCCGCCCGGCACCCCGGGCTGCGGGTCGTGCACGCCTACACCCACTCGGAAGGCGGGGACCTGACCGGGTTCTTCTCGCCCGAGCACCTCGAGCGGGTCGCCCCGTGGTTCCGCGACGCCGACGCGTTCGTCTGCGGCCCGAAGCCTTTGATGGACGCCGTGCGTGAGGAGCTCGGTGAACGGGTGCACACCGAAGAGTTCACGCCGCCGGCGCTGACCTTCGACACGGAGAACGCCGAGGGCCAGGTGCGCTTCAAGCGCAGCGGGCGCGAGTGCGCGAACTCGGGGAAGCCGTTGCTGGAGCAGGCCGAAGAGGCCGGGCTCTCGCCGGAGCACGGCTGCCGGATGGGCATCTGCTTCTCGTGCACCCAGCTCAAGACGGCCGGACGTGTCCGCAACGCCAAGACGGGCGAGATCTCCGGCGAAGAAGACGAAGAAATCCAGCTCTGCATCTCCGTCCCCGTCGGGGACGTCGAGATCGACGCTTAG
- a CDS encoding TetR family transcriptional regulator, with protein sequence MSNAVDTRTLDFVSEPLTPVSRQERKLRTRQTLLDTALELLADRPFATLSLREVAKGAGIVPTAFYRHFASMEDLGVALVEEATRTLRGMIRSARTDPDTYQGMISASVTTLHQFVRANEDHFRFLTRERYAGGSLAEAIGVELRLFSGDLAIDLARFPKLREWSTEDLHMLADLIVSVMLTTIVELLEARPGEDEKITGTAEKRLRLVLLGVPHWKSA encoded by the coding sequence GTGAGCAACGCGGTGGACACCCGTACGCTGGACTTCGTGTCCGAACCCCTGACGCCGGTGAGCCGCCAAGAGCGCAAACTGCGCACCCGGCAGACGTTGCTGGACACCGCGCTCGAACTGCTGGCCGACCGGCCGTTCGCCACGCTCTCGCTGCGCGAGGTCGCCAAGGGCGCCGGCATCGTCCCGACGGCCTTCTACCGGCACTTCGCCTCGATGGAGGACCTGGGCGTCGCGCTCGTCGAAGAGGCGACGCGCACGCTGCGCGGCATGATCCGCTCCGCGCGCACGGATCCGGACACCTACCAGGGGATGATCAGCGCGTCGGTGACGACGCTGCACCAATTCGTCCGGGCGAACGAGGACCATTTCCGGTTCCTCACCCGCGAGCGGTACGCCGGCGGCTCGCTCGCCGAGGCGATCGGCGTCGAACTGCGCCTGTTCTCCGGCGACCTCGCGATCGATCTCGCCCGGTTCCCGAAGCTGCGCGAGTGGAGCACCGAAGACCTCCACATGCTGGCCGACTTGATCGTTTCCGTGATGCTGACGACCATTGTCGAACTGCTGGAAGCCCGCCCTGGTGAAGACGAGAAAATCACCGGAACGGCGGAAAAACGGCTGCGTCTGGTCCTGCTGGGCGTCCCGCACTGGAAATCCGCCTGA
- a CDS encoding Re/Si-specific NAD(P)(+) transhydrogenase subunit alpha codes for MTDSEQSQQLTVGVVAESRPGERRVAMVPKLVGRLVQRGLRVVVEPGAGSGAHLSDDAYTQAGAELGDAWGAPIVVKVNPPSPAEVGKLSRGAVLVGFLDPRGNPDGLAKLEEAGLRAFAMEAVPRISRAQAMDALSSQASIGGYRAVLLAAQKLPRFFPMLTTAAGTVPPAKVLVLGAGVAGLQALATAKRLGAQTTGYDVRPEVAEQVKSLGAQFLDLGIEAVGEGGYARELTAEERDEQQRRLTEAITKFDVVITTALVPGRKAPTLVTADAVKGMPAGSVVVDLAGETGGNCELTKPGEDVVEHDVTISSPLNLPAEMPSHASELYARNVTELLELLVTKEGALELNFEDEIVAGACVAGREGSAS; via the coding sequence GTGACGGACAGCGAACAGAGCCAGCAGCTCACCGTGGGTGTGGTGGCCGAATCACGCCCCGGGGAGCGGCGGGTGGCCATGGTGCCCAAGCTCGTCGGGCGGCTCGTGCAGCGCGGGCTGCGCGTCGTCGTCGAGCCGGGTGCCGGGTCCGGTGCGCACCTGAGTGACGACGCGTACACCCAGGCGGGCGCCGAACTCGGCGACGCCTGGGGAGCGCCGATCGTCGTGAAGGTCAACCCGCCTTCGCCCGCGGAAGTCGGGAAACTGAGCCGGGGCGCCGTGCTCGTCGGTTTCCTCGATCCGCGTGGCAACCCGGACGGGCTCGCGAAGCTCGAAGAAGCGGGGTTACGCGCCTTCGCGATGGAGGCGGTCCCGCGGATTTCCCGGGCGCAGGCGATGGACGCGCTGTCGTCGCAGGCCAGCATCGGCGGCTACCGCGCGGTGCTGCTCGCCGCGCAGAAGCTCCCGCGGTTCTTCCCGATGCTCACCACCGCGGCCGGCACCGTCCCGCCGGCCAAGGTGCTGGTGCTCGGCGCCGGCGTCGCCGGGCTGCAGGCGCTGGCCACCGCGAAACGGCTCGGCGCGCAGACCACCGGCTACGACGTGCGGCCCGAGGTCGCCGAACAGGTCAAGTCGCTCGGCGCGCAGTTCCTCGACCTCGGCATCGAGGCGGTCGGCGAAGGCGGGTACGCCCGCGAGCTGACGGCCGAGGAGCGCGACGAGCAGCAGCGGCGGCTCACCGAGGCCATCACGAAGTTCGACGTCGTCATCACCACGGCGCTGGTCCCGGGCCGCAAGGCACCGACCCTGGTCACCGCGGACGCCGTCAAGGGCATGCCCGCCGGGTCGGTCGTCGTCGACCTCGCCGGCGAAACCGGCGGCAACTGCGAGCTGACCAAGCCGGGCGAGGACGTCGTGGAGCACGACGTCACCATCTCGTCCCCGCTGAACCTGCCCGCCGAAATGCCTTCGCACGCCAGCGAGCTGTACGCGCGCAACGTCACCGAGCTGCTGGAGCTGCTGGTGACGAAGGAAGGCGCGCTCGAGCTGAACTTCGAGGACGAGATCGTCGCCGGTGCCTGCGTGGCCGGGCGCGAAGGGAG